Part of the Crossiella cryophila genome, CCGCGCAGATCCTGGTCGCCGCCCCGGTCACCGAGGCCGCCGAACCCGAGCACCCGCCAGCGCACCGCCCCACCATCACCGGCGCCAACGCGCTGGCCTGGCTGGACAGCGAACGTTGCAACCTGGCCGCCTGCGTGCTCACCCCGGTGCCACCCGAACACGCCGGACTGATCACCGCACTGGCCACCGCCCTGCACCCGTACCTGCGCCGCCGCGGCAACTGGCAGCAGTCCTCCGTGCTCAACCAGACCGCGCTCGCGGTGGCCCGGCGCACCGGCGACCGCCGCGGCGAGGCCAACGCGCTCAGCATCCTGGGCAACGTCGCCCGCCTCGACGGCGACAACCTCGCCGCCACCGGCCACCTCACCCAGGCCCTCGCGCTGTACCGGGAACTCGACGACCTGGCCGGACAGGCGGGCACGCTCAACGAACTCGGCGTGGTGCAGTACCTGGTCTGCGACCTGGCCGCGGCCACCACCAACCTGTACGAGGCCGCCGAGCACTACCGCACCGTTGGCAACACCCTCGGCCAGGCGCACGCGCTCAACGACCTCGGCTGGACCCGCTTCCTCGACGGCGACAACTGCTGTGCCGGCGGCAACCTGGCCGACGCGCTGACCTTCTACCGCCGCCTGGGCAACATCCTCGGCCAGGCCAACACCCTGCGCGACGCCGCCCTGATGCGTGCCCTCTCCGGCGACCACACCGGCGCCCGCTTCGACATCGCCGAAGCCCTCACCTACTACCGCGCCCTCGGCGACGAACTCGGCGAGGCGGGCGCGCTCAACCACTCCTGCCTGGTCCGCATCAACACCGGCGAGCTGACCGAGGCCGCCAAGGACGTCACCCGCTCGCTGGCCCAGTCCCGTGCCCTCGGCGATGTGCTCGGCCAGGCCAACGCGCTCAACTCCATGGGCTACCTGCACAGCCTCACCGGCGACCGGGCAGGCGCGGCGCGTGACCTCACCGCCGCGCTGGCCCTGTACCGGCACATGCGCAACCCACTGGGCGCGGCGGTCACGCTGTGGCGGCTGGCCGCGGTCCGGCTGGCCCAGGACCGGGTCGAGGAGGCCCGGTCGCTGTACTCGCGCTCGCTGGAACTGGGCCAGCAGATGGCCGCGCCCTCGGTGCTGGCCGAGGCCGGGGCCGGGCTGGGGCGGTGCCTGGTGCGGTTGCACAAGGTGGAGGAGGGGCGGGAGCACCTGCGCAGGGCGCTGTCGATCTACGCGCTGATCCGGTGGCCGCAGGCCAGGCGAGTGGCCGCGGAACTGGCCGAACTGGATCGAATTTTGCCGTCCTGACCAGCCCTTTTACCGAGCTGTCCTGGATCTTGTCCGGAGTGCTGTCCGCACCCGTCGGCGAACCTTGCCACGTTCACACGAGGAGGGGTGCGGCCATGGTGGAGATCCGCCGGATCACCAAGAAGATCTTCTGCGATCGCGACGAGCAGGGTTGACCAGGAGAGGGGGACCCGTGCTGCGACCGCGGGTGAAGTGCGAGCACCGGCCGGTCCGCCGCGCCGACGGCCTGGTGCGCATTGGCGGCGCGGTGACCGGGATCGCGGCCGAACTGCCCGATCCGGACGGTTCGGTGTGGACGTTGCTGGCGGCCATGGACGGGGGCCGCACGATGGACGAGGTGGTCGCGGAGGTGGTGCGGTGCTGTCCACACCGGACCGCCGCGGACGTGCGGCTGGCCATCCGGCAGCTCGCCGCGGCCGGGCACCTGGAGGAGGCCGACGAGTCGGTGCCGCACGGGCTCACCGACCGGGAGCGGGAGCGGTACGGGCGGGGGCGGGCGTTGTTCCGGTGGATGGACCTGACCCCGCGGATCTCGGCCTGGGACGCCCAGTTGCGGTTGCGGCAGTCCAGGGTGGTGCTGGTCGGACTGGGCGGGGTGGGCTGCACGGCGGCGCTGGCGCTGGCCGGTTCCGGGGTCGGGCACCTGCACTGCGTGGAACCGGACGTGGTCGAGCTGTCCAACCTGAACCGGCAGGCGCTCTACACCGAGGCGGACATCGGCCACCCCAAGGTCGAGGTCGCGCTGACCCGGTTACGGGCGCACAACTCCGACATCACGGTGACCGGCGAACGCACCCGGATCACCGGACCGACCGCCCTGCTCGAACTGGCGGGCCGGGCCGACCTACTGGTACTGGCCGCGGACGAACCGGCCGAGATCCGCTCCTGGGCCAACCGCGCCTGCCTGGCCACCGGCACCGCGTGGACGCACGGCGGCTACCACGGTCCCCAGGTCAGTTTCGGCGTCTACCGACCGGACGGCGGGCCCTGTCACGACTGCGCCATGACCGCCCGGCGTTGCCGCGACGCCACCCACCCGTGGACGCCACTGCCCGTCGGCCCCCAGGTGCACGCGGCCAACGCGGTGTCGGCCGGGCTGGCCGGGCAGTTCGTCGCGCATGCCGCGCTGAGCCTGCTCACCGGGGTGCCCGCGCTGACGGTGAACCGGCGGTACGCGCTGAACCTGGTCACCCTGGAACACACCGCGCTGCCAGGGCCGCGACGGCGTCGGCCGGACTGCCCGGCGTGCGGGAACGGGGGAATCCGCTGAGCCAAGCGGGTGTTCCCGGCTGCTGACCCCCGCGGCCGGGAACACACTGCCAGGGTGGGGTCGAACGAGGTCAGTGGCCGGGTGGGCGGCCACGTCGTGCAGGCGGGCACCATCAACCAGGTGGTGCTCGGCCCCGCCGCCGAGCTGCCCGTCCCCCGCCAGCTGCCGCCCTCGGTCCGGGATTTCACCGGCCGCGCCGGGCCCCTGGCCACCCTGGACGCGCTGCTGCCCGAACCGGCCGGTGCCACCGTGATCGCCGTGCTGGCCGGCACCGCGGGCGTCGGCAAGACCACCCTGGCCGTGCACTGGGCACACCGGGTGCAGGCACGATTCCCGGACGGCACCCTGTACGCCAATCTCCGGGGTCACGGATCCAGCTCGCCACTGGACCCCCGGCAAGTGCTCGGCTGGTTCCTGGGCGCACTGGGGCTGCCGGACGCGCGGATCGCGGCCGAGCTGGACAGCCTGACCGCGTTGTACCGGTCGATGCTGGCCGGGCGGCGGGTGCTGATCCTGCTGGACAACGCGGGCAGCGCCGGGCAGGTCCGGCCGCTGCTGCCCGGCGCACCCGGCTGCCTGGTGCTGGTGACCAGCCGGGCCGCGCTGTCCGACCTGGTCATCGGCGAGGCCGCGGTGCCGGTCACCCTCGATCTGCCCTCGGCGGAGGAGGCCGCGCGACTGGCCGGGCGGTTACTCGGTCCCGTTGCGCCGCAAGGGATCGCGGACCTGGTCCGGGTGTGCGCGCGGTTGCCGCTGGCGCTGCGGGTGGCCGCGAGCCGGGTGCGCCGCCGGGGTGTGCTGACCGCGGCGATCGAGGAGATCCGGCGTGATCAACAGAGCGGGGTGCGCACCGTGTTCGACTGGTCCTACCGCCAGCTCACCGCCGAGCAGGCCCGGCTGTTCCGCCGCCTCGGCCTGCACCCCGGCCCGGAGATCAGCGTGCCCGCGGCCGCCGCACTGGCCGCGCTCGACCTGACCACCACCCACCGGCTGCTGGACGAACTGGCCGAGATGCACCTGGTCGAACCGTTGGGCGCCAAGCGTTTTCACCTGCACGACCTGCTGCGCGCGCACGCCGCCGAGGTCGCCGAAGCCGAGGATCCGCCGGCCGACCGCGAGCAGGCCGTACGGGCGCTGCTGGAGTTCTACGCCCAGGTCTCGGCCACCGCGGACCAGTTGCTCTTCCCCGGTTTTCCCTTCCTGCCCAAGGATTTCACCGCCACCGGGATACCGCTGACCGACCCGGCCCAGGCGCTGGCCTGGTGCACGACCGAACGCGCCAACCTGTTCGCCGCCCTGCGCCTGGCCGCCGACCTCGGCGAACACCGCCTCACCACATACCTGGCCTCCACCAGCCGCTTCCGCCTGCGCCTGCCCCGCGATGTGCTGCCCGAACACCTCGAAGCCCTCTCCCTGGGCCTCCAGGCCGCCCCGGAACCCGCCGCCGAGGCGCTGCTGCGGCTGTGGCGGGCGGCCACCTGCCGGCTGCTGGGTCACTGGCCGCGGGCACAGGCCGATCTGGACCGGCTGCTGGCGCTGGCCGGGCAACTGGACAGCGTGCGCTGGCGGGCCTCGGCACTGTGCGAACTCGGCCTGGGCTGCCTGGAACAACAGCGGTTCGCCGCCGCCCGCGAGCACTACACCGCCGCGTTGCCGCTGGCCAGGAGCACCGGCAACCTGCGCCAGGAGGCCGTGGCCGAGGGCAACCTCAGCACCATCTGCACCCGCCTCGGCGAGTTCGAGGAGGCCCTCGGGCACGCCGAACGCGAACTGGACCTGCGCCGCGAAGCCGGTGACCGCTCCGGGCAGGCCTGGGCCTGGCTGGACGCGGCGCTGGCCTGGCAGGGGCTCGGCGAGCACGACACCGCGGTCCAGC contains:
- a CDS encoding HesA/MoeB/ThiF family protein, which encodes MLRPRVKCEHRPVRRADGLVRIGGAVTGIAAELPDPDGSVWTLLAAMDGGRTMDEVVAEVVRCCPHRTAADVRLAIRQLAAAGHLEEADESVPHGLTDRERERYGRGRALFRWMDLTPRISAWDAQLRLRQSRVVLVGLGGVGCTAALALAGSGVGHLHCVEPDVVELSNLNRQALYTEADIGHPKVEVALTRLRAHNSDITVTGERTRITGPTALLELAGRADLLVLAADEPAEIRSWANRACLATGTAWTHGGYHGPQVSFGVYRPDGGPCHDCAMTARRCRDATHPWTPLPVGPQVHAANAVSAGLAGQFVAHAALSLLTGVPALTVNRRYALNLVTLEHTALPGPRRRRPDCPACGNGGIR
- a CDS encoding tetratricopeptide repeat protein — its product is MGSNEVSGRVGGHVVQAGTINQVVLGPAAELPVPRQLPPSVRDFTGRAGPLATLDALLPEPAGATVIAVLAGTAGVGKTTLAVHWAHRVQARFPDGTLYANLRGHGSSSPLDPRQVLGWFLGALGLPDARIAAELDSLTALYRSMLAGRRVLILLDNAGSAGQVRPLLPGAPGCLVLVTSRAALSDLVIGEAAVPVTLDLPSAEEAARLAGRLLGPVAPQGIADLVRVCARLPLALRVAASRVRRRGVLTAAIEEIRRDQQSGVRTVFDWSYRQLTAEQARLFRRLGLHPGPEISVPAAAALAALDLTTTHRLLDELAEMHLVEPLGAKRFHLHDLLRAHAAEVAEAEDPPADREQAVRALLEFYAQVSATADQLLFPGFPFLPKDFTATGIPLTDPAQALAWCTTERANLFAALRLAADLGEHRLTTYLASTSRFRLRLPRDVLPEHLEALSLGLQAAPEPAAEALLRLWRAATCRLLGHWPRAQADLDRLLALAGQLDSVRWRASALCELGLGCLEQQRFAAAREHYTAALPLARSTGNLRQEAVAEGNLSTICTRLGEFEEALGHAERELDLRREAGDRSGQAWAWLDAALAWQGLGEHDTAVQLCQEAIQGYRELGRGGEPLAMCLETLAVSLAHNGDPAQAARCRAEAAEIRAESGL